A single Penaeus vannamei isolate JL-2024 chromosome 22, ASM4276789v1, whole genome shotgun sequence DNA region contains:
- the LOC138865838 gene encoding pupal cuticle protein 36-like isoform X1 has translation MKLLVLSALVVATYAAPQGYNLASPSGGGFSHGGGHSSGSGISSGVSGGGFSSGGGISGGGFSSGGGITGGGFSSGGGTSGGGFSSGSGISGGGFSSGGGISGGGFSSGSGISGGGFSGGSSGGFGGGSGGSAGGCRDGEILHVDGSCVVPVITRNVFVYDAPEQSQQPSGPPPSVPPPRVDHNVLFVRLPEGGAGPEPIIVPPPRQENIVYVLNKNDGAGGQRVIEVTAPPATNPEVYFVNYEEGENPTLPIGVDLETALNAAASAGGQVIGGAGGAGGFGGDGGFGGSGAGGFGGDGGFGGSGAGGFGGDGGFGGSGSGSGGFGSAGGVSGGSGGFGGSGAGVSGGFGGSGSSAGTPSTLYSGP, from the exons ATGAAGCTCTTG GTTCTCTCGGCACTCGTGGTCGCAACTTACGCGGCACCTCAGGGCTACAATTTAGCCTCGCCATCGGGAGGTGGATTCTCCCATGGTGGAGGTCACTCATCTGGAAGTGGCATTTCTAGCGGAGTTTCCGGTGGAGGATTCTCAAGTGGCGGTGGAATCTCTGGTGGAGGATTCTCCAGTGGTGGTGGAATCACTGGTGGAGGATTCTCCAGTGGGGGTGGAACCTCTGGTGGAGGATTCTCAAGTGGCAGTGGAATCTCTGGTGGAGGATTCTCAAGTGGCGGTGGAATCTCTGGTGGAGGATTCTCAAGTGGCAGTGGGATCTCTGGCGGAGGATTCTCTggtggaagcagcggtggatTTGGTGGTGGATCTGGAGGTTCCGCTGGTGGGTGTCGTGATGGAGAGATCCTGCATGTGGATGGATCCTGCGTTGTTCCTGTAATCACcagaaatgtgtttgtgtatgatgctCCTGAACAATCTCAGCAGCCAAGCGGTCCACCACCAAGTGTCCCACCACCAAGGGTTGACCATAACGTTCTGTTCGTGCGTCTTCCTGAAGGAGGAGCAGGTCCTGAACCCATCATTGTTCCTCCACCAAGGCAAGAGAACATCGTGTATGTCCTGAACAAGAACGACGGAGCAGGAGGCCAGCGAGTAATCGAGGTTACTGCTCCTCCAGCTACCAATCCCGAGGTGTACTTTGTCAActacgaagagggagagaacccAACTCTTCCTATTGGTGTGGATCTTGAGACTGCTCTCAACGCTGCCGCTAGTGCTGGCGGTCAAGTGATCGGAGGCGCTGGAGGAGCAGGTGGCTTTGGAGGCGATGGAGGATTTGGCGGTAGTGGAGCAG GTGGttttggaggagatggaggatttgGGGGTAGTGGAGCAGGTGGttttggaggagatggaggatttgggggtagtggaagtggaagtggaggatttGGCAGTGCAGGTGGGGTAAGTGGAGGAAGCGGAGGCTTTGGTGGAAGTGGAGCAGGAGTTAGCGGCGGTTTTGGAGGAAGTGGAAGCAGTGCTGGTACTCCATCCACTTTATATTCTGGTCCTTGA
- the LOC113810465 gene encoding pupal cuticle protein 36-like — protein MKLLVLSALVVATYAAPQGYNLASPSGGGFSHGGGHSSGSGISGGGFSSGGGISGGGFSSGGGISGGGFSSGGGISGGGFSSGGGISGGGFSSGGGTSGGGFSSGGGISDGGFSGGSSGGFGGGSGGSAGGCRDGEILHVDGSCVVPVITRNVFVYDAPEQSQQPSGPPPSVPPPRVDHNVLFVRLPEGGAGPEPIIVPPPRQENIVYVLNKNDGAGGQRVIEVTAPPATNPEVYFVNYEEGENPTLPIGVDLETALNAAASAGGQVIGGAGGAGGFGGDGGFGGSGAGGFGGDGGFGGSGAGGFGGDGGFGGSGGGSGGFGGAGGVSGGFGGVSGGSGGFGGSGAGVSGGFGGSGSSAGTPSTLYSGP, from the exons ATGAAGCTCTTG GTTCTCTCGGCACTCGTGGTCGCAACTTACGCGGCACCTCAGGGCTACAATTTGGCCTCGCCATCAGGAGGTGGATTCTCCCATGGTGGAGGTCACTCATCTGGAAGTGGCATTTCCGGTGGAGGATTCTCAAGTGGCGGTGGAATCTCTGGTGGAGGATTCTCCAGTGGTGGTGGAATCTCTGGTGGAGGATTCTCAAGTGGTGGTGGAATCTCTGGTGGAGGATTCTCCAGTGGCGGTGGAATCTCTGGTGGAGGATTCTCAAGTGGTGGTGGAACCTCTGGTGGAGGATTCTCAAGTGGCGGTGGAATCTCTGACGGAGGATTCTCCggtggaagcagcggtggatTTGGTGGTGGATCTGGAGGTTCCGCTGGTGGGTGTCGTGATGGAGAGATCCTGCATGTGGATGGATCCTGCGTTGTTCCTGTAATCACcagaaatgtgtttgtgtatgatgctCCTGAACAATCTCAGCAGCCAAGCGGTCCACCACCAAGTGTCCCACCACCAAGAGTTGACCATAACGTTCTGTTCGTGCGTCTTCCTGAAGGAGGAGCAGGTCCTGAACCCATCATTGTTCCTCCTCCAAGGCAAGAGAACATCGTGTATGTCCTGAACAAGAACGACGGAGCAGGAGGCCAGCGAGTAATCGAGGTTACTGCTCCTCCAGCTACCAATCCCGAGGTGTACTTTGTCAActacgaagagggagagaacccAACTCTTCCTATTGGTGTGGATCTTGAGACTGCTCTCAACGCTGCCGCAAGTGCTGGCGGTCAAGTGATCGGAGGCGCTGGAGGAGCAGGTGGCTTTGGAGGCGATGGAGGATTTGGCGGTAGTGGAGCAGGTGGttttggaggagatggaggatttgGCGGTAGTGGAGCAGGTGGttttggaggagatggaggatttgggggtagtggaggtggaagtggaggattcGGCGGTGCAGGTGGGGTAAGTGGAGGTTTCGGTGGCGTAAGTGGAGGAAGCGGAGGCTTTGGCGGAAGTGGAGCAGGAGTTAGCGGCGGATTTGGAGGAAGTGGAAGCAGTGCTGGTACTCCATCCACTTTATATTCTGGTCCTTAA
- the LOC138865838 gene encoding loricrin-like isoform X2: MKLLVLSALVVATYAAPQGYNLASPSGGGFSHGGGHSSGSGISSGVSGGGFSSGGGISGGGFSSGGGITGGGFSSGGGTSGGGFSSGSGISGGGFSSGGGISGGGFSSGSGISGGGFSGGSSGGFGGGSGGSAGGCRDGEILHVDGSCVVPVITRNVFVYDAPEQSQQPSGPPPSVPPPRVDHNVLFVRLPEGGAGPEPIIVPPPRQENIVYVLNKNDGAGGQRVIEVTAPPATNPEVYFVNYEEGENPTLPIGVDLETALNAAASAGGQVIGGAGGAGGFGGDGGFGGSGAGGFGGDGGFGGSGSGSGGFGSAGGVSGGSGGFGGSGAGVSGGFGGSGSSAGTPSTLYSGP, translated from the exons ATGAAGCTCTTG GTTCTCTCGGCACTCGTGGTCGCAACTTACGCGGCACCTCAGGGCTACAATTTAGCCTCGCCATCGGGAGGTGGATTCTCCCATGGTGGAGGTCACTCATCTGGAAGTGGCATTTCTAGCGGAGTTTCCGGTGGAGGATTCTCAAGTGGCGGTGGAATCTCTGGTGGAGGATTCTCCAGTGGTGGTGGAATCACTGGTGGAGGATTCTCCAGTGGGGGTGGAACCTCTGGTGGAGGATTCTCAAGTGGCAGTGGAATCTCTGGTGGAGGATTCTCAAGTGGCGGTGGAATCTCTGGTGGAGGATTCTCAAGTGGCAGTGGGATCTCTGGCGGAGGATTCTCTggtggaagcagcggtggatTTGGTGGTGGATCTGGAGGTTCCGCTGGTGGGTGTCGTGATGGAGAGATCCTGCATGTGGATGGATCCTGCGTTGTTCCTGTAATCACcagaaatgtgtttgtgtatgatgctCCTGAACAATCTCAGCAGCCAAGCGGTCCACCACCAAGTGTCCCACCACCAAGGGTTGACCATAACGTTCTGTTCGTGCGTCTTCCTGAAGGAGGAGCAGGTCCTGAACCCATCATTGTTCCTCCACCAAGGCAAGAGAACATCGTGTATGTCCTGAACAAGAACGACGGAGCAGGAGGCCAGCGAGTAATCGAGGTTACTGCTCCTCCAGCTACCAATCCCGAGGTGTACTTTGTCAActacgaagagggagagaacccAACTCTTCCTATTGGTGTGGATCTTGAGACTGCTCTCAACGCTGCCGCTAGTGCTGGCGGTCAAGTGATCGGAGGCGCTGGAGGAGCAGGTGGCTTTGGAGGCGATGGAGGATTTGGCGGTAGTGGAGCAG GTGGttttggaggagatggaggatttgggggtagtggaagtggaagtggaggatttGGCAGTGCAGGTGGGGTAAGTGGAGGAAGCGGAGGCTTTGGTGGAAGTGGAGCAGGAGTTAGCGGCGGTTTTGGAGGAAGTGGAAGCAGTGCTGGTACTCCATCCACTTTATATTCTGGTCCTTGA